The Planctomycetota bacterium genome includes the window AGACTGACATTCGTCTCGCCGGGCATGACCTCCAGCGCCGAGAGCCCCACCGCGTCGAGCCCTTCGTAGAGCGACAAATCCTCGACCGCCTCGTCCGCCTCATCCAGATGCGCCACCACCAGCAGCACCGGGCGCCCGGCGCGCCTGGCGATCGCCCCCGCCACAAGATGCCCCGCCGATCCCCACGCGCCTTCCGCCAGCACATGCTCCCCTTCGCGCAGCACGTCGATGATCTTCCCGATCGCAGCGTGATCGACAATCTGATGGAGCCAGTCGTGCATACGGATTCCGTGCGCGCAAGCGCGTGCCCGCCGCAAACAATTTGCGGTGGGTCATGCTCCCTATTCCCCTCCCCCTTGAGGGGGAGGGTTGGGTGGGGGTGAATCGAATCCGTCATCACCGCATCCGCATCGAAGCGAACGCAGATCAGACTGACATGTTTCACCCGCCCCCTGCCCCGCCCTCAAGGGCGGGGAGTCAGACTATTCCTCCCGCGCTTCCAGGTCGACGCGCTTCATCGGCGCGCTGAGCACGGGGACTTCGTAAAGCGAATTCGGGCGCAGCTTCTCCGCCGGCGGCGAACGGTCCGGCACTTCTTCCAGAATGCGCATCATGGCGATTTCATCACAGGCCTGATTCTTCGGGCAGCGGTGACACTCGCTCCATACCTTCAAGGGCAACATCTGATGGCGATCCACCACATCGAACCCGCAGCGTTCGAAAAACGCCCGCTCATACGTCAGCGTGAACAGCTTGCGGATTTCCATGTGACGCGCATCGTCGACCACCGCTTCGACGAGCCGCTGCCCGATCCCCTTGCCGCGCATCTGCGGCGCGACCGCCAGCGCGTACACCTCCGCCAGATTGCCCCACATGATCCGCAGCCCGCACACGCCCACGACCTGCCCCTCGTGATCCGCCACCTGATAGTCCCGCAGCCGCTCGTACATCTCCGCGTGCGAGCGGTGAAGCATCAGCCCCTGCTCGGCGTAGTTGTTGATGATCGAGCAGATCGTCGGAACGTCGCCGACCTTGGCTTGTCGGAATGTGGTGTCTGTCAGAGGCATGATCTTTTGCTGTGTATCGGTCAGGTCAAGCGCGGCGGTTGACATGTTCGCCGGCCCTTTTGATCAAAGGCGCGAGCGGACCGTGCGTCAACAGATACGTCGGATTGAACACCTTGGTTCCCACGGCGAAATGCCGCGCCCCCGCGGCGGCGTAGTCGTCGATGTCGGCTTCCGTGCGGATCCCCCCGCCGCCGATGATCGTCAGATCGTCGCGCCGGCTGATGATCTCCCGAATGCACGCCAGCGCGACCGGCTTGAGCGGCGCCCCGCTCACGCCCCCCGCCGGAACCGGCAGCGTGTTGCAGCAGTGAAACATCCGCACCCCCGCCTCCGCCGCCTGCGCGAACATCACCTGATAATTCACCGGCGGCAGCTTGGCGATGACCGTCAACCCCGTCCCAACCGCGCGGGCGAACAATTCCGGGGGCCAGTCAATGTGCCCCACGTTCGGGCAGCTCATGTTCAGTTCGACCGCCAGCGGCTTGAGCCCCGCCATCACGTCCAGCAGTTTCCACCAATCCTCGGCGACGAATCCGTGAATCGAAACGATCTTGTCGGCAACGTCGATCCCGCCGCCGGCGACGCGCTCGGCGAGCCAGTCGACGCCGGGGTTCCGCAGGCCGATCTTGTTGACCCATGCTTTGAGACGCGGGTAGTAGCGGACGGTTTTGACGATGCGCCAAAGTCGCCCGGGACGCGCCGCGGCGGTGAACGTCCCGAGCGTCGGCGTGCAGCCGGCGGGCTGCACGTAGTTGCCGAACGGGGCCGAGATGATCAGCGGTGCGATCACGCGTGCGTCCAATGGGGTGCGTCCAGTATAGTACCCCCCATGTCCGATCCCCACTCGCATCATGACGACCCCGCCGACAGCCCCGTCAGCCCCGAGGAACGCGAGCTTTTCGACACGCTGCTCGATGAACTCCTTGCCGAGTTGCCCGCCTCGCTCGTCGATCGGCTCCAGGAAATCCCGCTCATCGTCGAAGACTTCCCCGATGACGATGTGCTCGACGACATGGGCCTCGAAGACGGCGCCGACCTGTGCGGACTGCACACCGGCGTCCCGCTCACCGAGCGCGGCGTCGAAACGTCCGGCGACCTGCCCGATGTGATCCATCTTTTCCGCGACGCCATCCTCAACCTCGCCGCCGACGCCGACGGCGTCGTCGACGAAGAAGAACTCCGCAAGCAGATCCGCATCACCCTGCTGCACGAGATGGGCC containing:
- a CDS encoding N-acetyltransferase → MSTAALDLTDTQQKIMPLTDTTFRQAKVGDVPTICSIINNYAEQGLMLHRSHAEMYERLRDYQVADHEGQVVGVCGLRIMWGNLAEVYALAVAPQMRGKGIGQRLVEAVVDDARHMEIRKLFTLTYERAFFERCGFDVVDRHQMLPLKVWSECHRCPKNQACDEIAMMRILEEVPDRSPPAEKLRPNSLYEVPVLSAPMKRVDLEAREE